In the genome of Pseudorasbora parva isolate DD20220531a chromosome 10, ASM2467924v1, whole genome shotgun sequence, one region contains:
- the rtkn2 gene encoding rhotekin-2 isoform X1, translated as MRMRAGAYKLLVASTKKEQVLDASRSLLTCNARIKAYMGEAQRRKEHQDIRRYLVSQDQIPCKGKVAISGLRIPLFWKDSEHFNSKGNAQRLAVFCLIKIGSEIFDTEMVIADPSMTDICFEGVKIFSEAKPDFELTFELYSCGLEEEATFVKTPKKLARKLRSSFGRSSGRKLCPLLDGGDPDTFLQSNPIPLGARYSLLAYTTLGLEQAEGSFQSHSLIIMQNVEASSWLPLYGNLCCQLVAQPDCMTQDMMSSYLSQQLSIEGLQRRCKLHCVLKAGQISCYYSPEEIQAKVEPSLIIPINKETRICVEKDHQRTGCKLNLINPGNKEAVSHVFIAENPDILQEWLDALWQHIYDQSQWQHSCDKLMEIEVLSPRKPPLFLTKQADSVYNDLSIGSPGKFESLTDIIHNKIEETDGRFLIGQEEDTELPHWGALFEGSRPMVVQKTVLSPGKESNPSITSPITSNKTKRRAPPPPPDKLPFTSVLSNQEKENCKGARPRTGRPSLDAKFSAIIQQLQKSHASTRKNAPLGQIEPCQHTSVPQKRDDESEIPENPVKEYSQVPQPPVPAPRNKLRMSFREKMNPKAW; from the exons ATGCGAATGAGAGCCGGGGCTTACAAGCTTCTGGTTGCCAGCACTAAAAAAGAGCAGGTGTTGGACGCTTCCAGGAGTCTGTTAACCTGTAATGCCAGAATTAAAGCCTACATGGGTGAAGCCCAGAGGAGGAAAGAGCACCAGGACATCAGAAG atacTTAGTCTCTCAGGATCAAATTCCTTGTAAGGGAAAGGTAGCCATATCTG GCCTGCGAATTCCATTGTTTTGGAAAGATTCAGAACATTTTAACAGCAAAGGGA ATGCACAGCGGTTGGCAGtcttttgtttgataaagattgGCTCAGAGATTTTTGACACCGAAATGGTTATTGCAGACCCCTCAATGACCGATATTTGCTTTGAAGGtgtcaaaatttt CTCTGAAGCGAAGCCGGACTTTGAACTGACATTTGAGCTGTATAGCTGTGGACTGGAGGAAGAAGCAACCTTTGTCAAGACTCCGAAAAAACTAGCCAGGAAGCTGCGCTCCTCTTTTGGCAGATCTTCAGGCAGGAAACTCTGCCCTCTTCTGGATGGAGGAGACCCAGATACTTTTCTCCAGTCCAACCCAATACCATT AGGTGCACGGTACTCATTGTTGGCGTACACAACACTGGGTTTGGAGCAGGCAGAGGGATCTTTCCAGTCTCATTCTCTTATAATCATGCAAAATG TGGAGGCTTCGTCATGGCTGCCGCTGTACGGAAACCTGTGCTGTCAGCTGGTGGCACAACCTGACTGCATGACACAAGACATGATGAGCAGTTACCTGAGCCAACAG CTAAGCATTGAGGGTTTGCAACGTCGCTGCAAGTTACATTGTGTGCTGAAGGCTGGACAGATATCATGCTATTACTCTCCTGAAGAGATTCAAGCTAAAGTGGAGCCCAGCCTCATTATTCCCATAAACAAG GAGACCCGTATTTGTGTGGAAAAGGACCACCAGAGGACTGGCTGTAAACTTAACCTGATAAACCCGGGAAATAAAGAAGCCGTCAGTCATGTGTTCATTGCTGAAAATCCTGACATCTTGCAGGAGTGGCTGGATGCCCTCTGGCAGCACATTTATGACCAGA GTCAGTGGCAACATTCATGTGACAAGCTCATGGAAATTGAGGTTTTGTCACCACGAAAACCCCCGCTCTTTCTTACGAAGCAAGCTGACTCTGTTTATAATGATCTGA GCATCGGGTCCCCTGGGAAATTTGAGAGCTTGACTGACATAATTCACAATAAGATTGAGGAAACTGATGGCCGCTTTCTCATTGGTCAGGAGGAGGACACAGAGCTCCCTCATTGGGGAGCGTTGTTTGAAGGATCCCGGCCAATGGTGGTACAAAAAACGGTTCTGTCACCAGGTAAAGAAAGCAATCCGTCTATTACGAGTCCCATCACAAGCAATAAAACGAAGAGGAGAGCTCCTCCACCCCCTCCAGATAAATTACCGTTTACCAGCGTCTTATCCAATCAGGAGAAAGAGAACTGTAAGGGGGCGAGGCCTCGGACAGGGCGACCCTCGCTGGATGCTAAATTCTCTGCCATCATTCAGCAGTTGCAGAAGAGCCACGCATCAACACGCAAAAACGCACCTCTTGGACAGATCGAGCCTTGTCAGCACACTTCTGTCCCGCAAAAAAGAGATGATGAATCAGAAATACCAGAAAATCCTGTGAAAGAATACAGTCAGGTCCCTCAGCCACCTGTGCCGGCCCCCAGGAACAAACTAAGGATGTCCTTCAGGGAGAAGATGAACCCAAAAGCCTGGTGA
- the rtkn2 gene encoding rhotekin-2 isoform X2, producing MDPPRDIQHFKRNIATRSTVSSCSSLAMEIKRKKIRESMFFQNEAKDRHMKRCTSVHDTQQIIQDMHLLYIRQTSKKLKDCDIQEKLEFEMRMRAGAYKLLVASTKKEQVLDASRSLLTCNARIKAYMGEAQRRKEHQDIRRYLVSQDQIPCKGKVAISGLRIPLFWKDSEHFNSKGNAQRLAVFCLIKIGSEIFDTEMVIADPSMTDICFEGVKIFSEAKPDFELTFELYSCGLEEEATFVKTPKKLARKLRSSFGRSSGRKLCPLLDGGDPDTFLQSNPIPLGARYSLLAYTTLGLEQAEGSFQSHSLIIMQNVEASSWLPLYGNLCCQLVAQPDCMTQDMMSSYLSQQLSIEGLQRRCKLHCVLKAGQISCYYSPEEIQAKVEPSLIIPINKETRICVEKDHQRTGCKLNLINPGNKEAVSHVFIAENPDILQEWLDALWQHIYDQSQWQHSCDKLMEIEVLSPRKPPLFLTKQADSVYNDLSIGSPGKFESLTDIIHNKIEETDGRFLIGQEEDTELPHWGALFEGSRPMVVQKTVLSPGKESNPSITSPITSNKTKRRAPPPPPDKLPFTSVLSNQEKENCKGARPRTGRPSLDAKFSAIIQQLQKSHASTRKNAPLGQIEPCQHTSVPQKRDDESEIPENPVKEYSQVPQPPVPAPRNKLRMSFREKMNPKAW from the exons ATGGATCCACCGCGGgatattcaacattttaaacGAAATATTGCCACTCGATCCACGGTATCATCGTGTTCCTCCCTCGCAATGGAGATTAAGAGAAAGAAAATAAGAGAAAGCATGTTTTTTCAAAATGAG gCCAAAGACAGACATATGAAGCGATGCACAAGTGTGCATGACACGCAGCAGATAATACAAGACATGCATTTGTTATACATAAGACAAACTTCTAAGAAACTAAAG GACTGTGATATTCAGGAGAAGTTGGAGTTTGAGATGCGAATGAGAGCCGGGGCTTACAAGCTTCTGGTTGCCAGCACTAAAAAAGAGCAGGTGTTGGACGCTTCCAGGAGTCTGTTAACCTGTAATGCCAGAATTAAAGCCTACATGGGTGAAGCCCAGAGGAGGAAAGAGCACCAGGACATCAGAAG atacTTAGTCTCTCAGGATCAAATTCCTTGTAAGGGAAAGGTAGCCATATCTG GCCTGCGAATTCCATTGTTTTGGAAAGATTCAGAACATTTTAACAGCAAAGGGA ATGCACAGCGGTTGGCAGtcttttgtttgataaagattgGCTCAGAGATTTTTGACACCGAAATGGTTATTGCAGACCCCTCAATGACCGATATTTGCTTTGAAGGtgtcaaaatttt CTCTGAAGCGAAGCCGGACTTTGAACTGACATTTGAGCTGTATAGCTGTGGACTGGAGGAAGAAGCAACCTTTGTCAAGACTCCGAAAAAACTAGCCAGGAAGCTGCGCTCCTCTTTTGGCAGATCTTCAGGCAGGAAACTCTGCCCTCTTCTGGATGGAGGAGACCCAGATACTTTTCTCCAGTCCAACCCAATACCATT AGGTGCACGGTACTCATTGTTGGCGTACACAACACTGGGTTTGGAGCAGGCAGAGGGATCTTTCCAGTCTCATTCTCTTATAATCATGCAAAATG TGGAGGCTTCGTCATGGCTGCCGCTGTACGGAAACCTGTGCTGTCAGCTGGTGGCACAACCTGACTGCATGACACAAGACATGATGAGCAGTTACCTGAGCCAACAG CTAAGCATTGAGGGTTTGCAACGTCGCTGCAAGTTACATTGTGTGCTGAAGGCTGGACAGATATCATGCTATTACTCTCCTGAAGAGATTCAAGCTAAAGTGGAGCCCAGCCTCATTATTCCCATAAACAAG GAGACCCGTATTTGTGTGGAAAAGGACCACCAGAGGACTGGCTGTAAACTTAACCTGATAAACCCGGGAAATAAAGAAGCCGTCAGTCATGTGTTCATTGCTGAAAATCCTGACATCTTGCAGGAGTGGCTGGATGCCCTCTGGCAGCACATTTATGACCAGA GTCAGTGGCAACATTCATGTGACAAGCTCATGGAAATTGAGGTTTTGTCACCACGAAAACCCCCGCTCTTTCTTACGAAGCAAGCTGACTCTGTTTATAATGATCTGA GCATCGGGTCCCCTGGGAAATTTGAGAGCTTGACTGACATAATTCACAATAAGATTGAGGAAACTGATGGCCGCTTTCTCATTGGTCAGGAGGAGGACACAGAGCTCCCTCATTGGGGAGCGTTGTTTGAAGGATCCCGGCCAATGGTGGTACAAAAAACGGTTCTGTCACCAGGTAAAGAAAGCAATCCGTCTATTACGAGTCCCATCACAAGCAATAAAACGAAGAGGAGAGCTCCTCCACCCCCTCCAGATAAATTACCGTTTACCAGCGTCTTATCCAATCAGGAGAAAGAGAACTGTAAGGGGGCGAGGCCTCGGACAGGGCGACCCTCGCTGGATGCTAAATTCTCTGCCATCATTCAGCAGTTGCAGAAGAGCCACGCATCAACACGCAAAAACGCACCTCTTGGACAGATCGAGCCTTGTCAGCACACTTCTGTCCCGCAAAAAAGAGATGATGAATCAGAAATACCAGAAAATCCTGTGAAAGAATACAGTCAGGTCCCTCAGCCACCTGTGCCGGCCCCCAGGAACAAACTAAGGATGTCCTTCAGGGAGAAGATGAACCCAAAAGCCTGGTGA
- the rtkn2 gene encoding rhotekin-2 isoform X3 → MDPPRDIQHFKRNIATRSTVSSCSSLAMEIKRKKIRESMFFQNEDCDIQEKLEFEMRMRAGAYKLLVASTKKEQVLDASRSLLTCNARIKAYMGEAQRRKEHQDIRRYLVSQDQIPCKGKVAISGLRIPLFWKDSEHFNSKGNAQRLAVFCLIKIGSEIFDTEMVIADPSMTDICFEGVKIFSEAKPDFELTFELYSCGLEEEATFVKTPKKLARKLRSSFGRSSGRKLCPLLDGGDPDTFLQSNPIPLGARYSLLAYTTLGLEQAEGSFQSHSLIIMQNVEASSWLPLYGNLCCQLVAQPDCMTQDMMSSYLSQQLSIEGLQRRCKLHCVLKAGQISCYYSPEEIQAKVEPSLIIPINKETRICVEKDHQRTGCKLNLINPGNKEAVSHVFIAENPDILQEWLDALWQHIYDQSQWQHSCDKLMEIEVLSPRKPPLFLTKQADSVYNDLSIGSPGKFESLTDIIHNKIEETDGRFLIGQEEDTELPHWGALFEGSRPMVVQKTVLSPGKESNPSITSPITSNKTKRRAPPPPPDKLPFTSVLSNQEKENCKGARPRTGRPSLDAKFSAIIQQLQKSHASTRKNAPLGQIEPCQHTSVPQKRDDESEIPENPVKEYSQVPQPPVPAPRNKLRMSFREKMNPKAW, encoded by the exons ATGGATCCACCGCGGgatattcaacattttaaacGAAATATTGCCACTCGATCCACGGTATCATCGTGTTCCTCCCTCGCAATGGAGATTAAGAGAAAGAAAATAAGAGAAAGCATGTTTTTTCAAAATGAG GACTGTGATATTCAGGAGAAGTTGGAGTTTGAGATGCGAATGAGAGCCGGGGCTTACAAGCTTCTGGTTGCCAGCACTAAAAAAGAGCAGGTGTTGGACGCTTCCAGGAGTCTGTTAACCTGTAATGCCAGAATTAAAGCCTACATGGGTGAAGCCCAGAGGAGGAAAGAGCACCAGGACATCAGAAG atacTTAGTCTCTCAGGATCAAATTCCTTGTAAGGGAAAGGTAGCCATATCTG GCCTGCGAATTCCATTGTTTTGGAAAGATTCAGAACATTTTAACAGCAAAGGGA ATGCACAGCGGTTGGCAGtcttttgtttgataaagattgGCTCAGAGATTTTTGACACCGAAATGGTTATTGCAGACCCCTCAATGACCGATATTTGCTTTGAAGGtgtcaaaatttt CTCTGAAGCGAAGCCGGACTTTGAACTGACATTTGAGCTGTATAGCTGTGGACTGGAGGAAGAAGCAACCTTTGTCAAGACTCCGAAAAAACTAGCCAGGAAGCTGCGCTCCTCTTTTGGCAGATCTTCAGGCAGGAAACTCTGCCCTCTTCTGGATGGAGGAGACCCAGATACTTTTCTCCAGTCCAACCCAATACCATT AGGTGCACGGTACTCATTGTTGGCGTACACAACACTGGGTTTGGAGCAGGCAGAGGGATCTTTCCAGTCTCATTCTCTTATAATCATGCAAAATG TGGAGGCTTCGTCATGGCTGCCGCTGTACGGAAACCTGTGCTGTCAGCTGGTGGCACAACCTGACTGCATGACACAAGACATGATGAGCAGTTACCTGAGCCAACAG CTAAGCATTGAGGGTTTGCAACGTCGCTGCAAGTTACATTGTGTGCTGAAGGCTGGACAGATATCATGCTATTACTCTCCTGAAGAGATTCAAGCTAAAGTGGAGCCCAGCCTCATTATTCCCATAAACAAG GAGACCCGTATTTGTGTGGAAAAGGACCACCAGAGGACTGGCTGTAAACTTAACCTGATAAACCCGGGAAATAAAGAAGCCGTCAGTCATGTGTTCATTGCTGAAAATCCTGACATCTTGCAGGAGTGGCTGGATGCCCTCTGGCAGCACATTTATGACCAGA GTCAGTGGCAACATTCATGTGACAAGCTCATGGAAATTGAGGTTTTGTCACCACGAAAACCCCCGCTCTTTCTTACGAAGCAAGCTGACTCTGTTTATAATGATCTGA GCATCGGGTCCCCTGGGAAATTTGAGAGCTTGACTGACATAATTCACAATAAGATTGAGGAAACTGATGGCCGCTTTCTCATTGGTCAGGAGGAGGACACAGAGCTCCCTCATTGGGGAGCGTTGTTTGAAGGATCCCGGCCAATGGTGGTACAAAAAACGGTTCTGTCACCAGGTAAAGAAAGCAATCCGTCTATTACGAGTCCCATCACAAGCAATAAAACGAAGAGGAGAGCTCCTCCACCCCCTCCAGATAAATTACCGTTTACCAGCGTCTTATCCAATCAGGAGAAAGAGAACTGTAAGGGGGCGAGGCCTCGGACAGGGCGACCCTCGCTGGATGCTAAATTCTCTGCCATCATTCAGCAGTTGCAGAAGAGCCACGCATCAACACGCAAAAACGCACCTCTTGGACAGATCGAGCCTTGTCAGCACACTTCTGTCCCGCAAAAAAGAGATGATGAATCAGAAATACCAGAAAATCCTGTGAAAGAATACAGTCAGGTCCCTCAGCCACCTGTGCCGGCCCCCAGGAACAAACTAAGGATGTCCTTCAGGGAGAAGATGAACCCAAAAGCCTGGTGA